From the genome of Nitrospirota bacterium:
CACCGTTAGCACAATCTTCATTAACTGAACATATATTATTTGTTATTGAACAAATCCCTGGATTCGATTTAACATGATCAAATGGAAGAGTCCTTATCTCTTCAGCCTTCTGTGACACAATATTAACCGCCTCTTCTCTAAGAAGATTTCTCATGTTATGGTCTATCCCGAGCAGTGCTGCCTGAAGTAATCCGATGAAAACAAGAAGCAGCACAACAAGCGCAATCATTACCTCAACAAGGGAGACACCTTTATTGCCTATGTTATTTTTCATCACAAGCAGTTCCTGTTGTATTTGTTTTACCCATCCTTATTCTTGCCTCATCTATTATCAGGCAGTCAAAGTCAGGGTCTAATGAATTGTCTATACGGAAGCTGATGGCTGCTGTTGCATTTGAAATAAGCCCTCGTGTATCAAAAGTTAATGTTCGAGGCAAAGTGCCGGAACTTATCATTTTGAACTGATAGTTATATATTAGTGTTTTCGGTTTTGACCATATTGACTGATCTTCTGCATCAGGTGAATTTCCATAACTATTATTTGTATCCTCATAAATAGCGTAATTGTCTGTATTAATCACTGCAAAGTGAAGCATGTTTCTTGTCATAGCCCTTGTCCTCGCCTCCATCAGGTCTGAATATACCTCCTTGATTTGACTCTCAATTCTGTATTTTCCCATCCATCCTTCATACGAGAAACCAAAGGCTATCACGAGTATAGCAATAATACTCACAACAACCATAGTTTCGACTAATGTTATACCTTTGTATGTCATCTTTGCTGTAGGTGAAAAACTCTTCTTATCGGCCTTGGAGGGATATTCACCTGCGGTTTTTCTGTTGCTGCTATTCCTTCAGTTGGCCCGGTTCTGCGGTAATCAACAGTCTCCCCTTCAGGTGCCCCATAGTCTCTTTTCTGTGTAAATGCTGATGGCAAATGAATTTCTCCTATACTTCCAGTTGATACCTGTATTAATACTTTTCCCCTTAATACATGTTTTTTTACAGCTCCTCCTGTTGCATAATAGACAGCCCAGAGATGAGTTATTCCACCATATTCACATACATCTGCTGTTGGTTTAATAGTTGTGAAAAATACAGCTCCAATCGGCGTAGCAAGTGGATCAGTTACCATACGTTCTGCTCTGTATACAACACTTGAATCTGCACATGATGGGGCTTCACTTCCATTTAAAGTAGTGCACGAATCAAGATTTATCTTCCAGCCTTCAGATGTTGCATTGGTTGAATCTGTTGTAACATCTCCGAGAGAACCATCACCTGAATAAAATGAATTGCAGGTTGAATCAAGTTTTGCATCACCACTATCAAAACAGGGATCTTTTAATCCATATAATTTTCTGATGCTGTTTGCGTCATCAATCTCTGAGGCAATCTTATAGTAGTATCTGCCAGTCCCGAAAAATAGCCATAAGGATTCATTACCAACTTCATAATTCTGAAGTTTTGATACTGCTGTTGTAACAGGACCAATATCTACAATAACCTTTTCCAGTGTCCATTGGCTTGGGTCAGCAGATTCTTTTGTGTTAAGACGCAAAACGCCGCCTTTTGTCCATTTGGTAGTATTGATATCAATTTCTTCTACTTCTGCCTGTGTGTATCCAAAATAAATAGCGTCGTCTGAATAGAAACCTGATGAGGTGGGATTATTCTGATCAAGATCAACAGGAGAGCTTATCAAAGAACCTGCAAAAGCATTCTGGATTGTTGAACCATCTTTTGTCTGCTTTATGATTCTCGCAATATTCCCTGTTGCGAGATCCAGAACAAAAACTTTTAGTGGCTGATCAGAATAACCCATAAACTGATGTGCCTCAGTATTGATTGGGCCGGTTGGTCCTGAGGCAAATACAGCAAACCATTTTCCATTTTTACCTTTGGGTCCGATTCTGACAATCGCAGGTCCTGAAGTTGCAAAACCAAAGCCACCTGTTGCAGTTTCACCAGGGTAAAGGGTTTCTATTTGCTCATTTGAAAATTCCCAGAGCACTTCAGGAGGTTTTGTTGGATCAGCAAGTGTATTTGTTATATCAAGTGCAAAATATGAGGAATAACCAATTCCTGCTGAAGGGGTCTGGACACCAAATGAGCTTGCAGTATCCCTGGATGCGCCACCATAACGCATCCCGCCTATGAGTATAGTCCTCCAGCTATTTACACTTATCGGATCATCAGGTTTTCCTCCTATGCTGACATCAAACAGATTTGGTACTGCATCTGCAAAATATAGATGACAATACTCTTCATCAGTCATATATCTGAGATATGGCAGGGCGTGTTTGGGTATGTAAGCCCACATCTCTTCCCCCAGATCTGTTCCCGATAATTCTGCTTTCTTACAATTTTCTTCATATATTTTAATGGTTCCGAGTTTAAAGGCATGAAGCATTCCGTCATTTGCACCAACAAAAACCATCCCCCTGTTTTTATAGTCCTGTGTTGAGATGAATTGATTATTGTTGATGGGGTCAGTCAATTTAGGGCTATAACCATAAGGGCCATATGAGATGTCACCATATACCTTATGATAAGTATTCAAAGGTGACCATGATGCAACTTTCGGAGTTGATGTTACTATATCTCCAAGCTTCCATGTATTTGAAACACCACTGATTGAAATAGTTCTTTTTCTATAATCAGGGCTATATCCTGAATCTATTTCAGGGCTGAATGGAGTATCTTCTCCCCTAACATATCTTATAATTGCGTTCGCCTCATTAACATCTGATGCCTGTAGAAGTGATATTAAAGTAGAACCACTACCTATTGGATTTGCAACTTGTGGTATCTGAATCCTTGTAGTTCCATCAAATGTATAAATATTTCTTGTTAACGGATTTTTTGCCCATAATAATTTGCCAGCTTCCCAGAGATACTTTATTTTATTGGATGGGTCAATAAATTCATCCAGATATTTATAGCCCACGTAACTGTTGGCGGTGCCATCGCAATCGGAGTCTGAATATAGATTAGCTATAGTATTTTGATCTGTTGCTGAAGCAGGAAATTTAAAATGCATTATATAATCAGAACTCAAATCAAGCTCTTTAATGCTACTGGTATCACTCGAATTCTCTCTGATAGTGCTATATATCATATAAGGGTCAATATAATACCAGAAGTTCTGGAGTGAACCTGTCCATTTTATTGTAGTTCCGCCGGAACTTCGCTGTGGATAAAAGAGTGCCTGTAGCAGATTCGCTCCACTTCCCTCGCCGGATGCAAGAACAGA
Proteins encoded in this window:
- a CDS encoding prepilin-type N-terminal cleavage/methylation domain-containing protein; this encodes MKNNIGNKGVSLVEVMIALVVLLLVFIGLLQAALLGIDHNMRNLLREEAVNIVSQKAEEIRTLPFDHVKSNPGICSITNNICSVNEDCANGETCNTPSTATISSCADPSYPIKIERNFRNIQNFPFGLEVTVTDALDPDGVTLSTKQIEILAAWEYKNECYTQSITTVRRR
- a CDS encoding prepilin-type N-terminal cleavage/methylation domain-containing protein — translated: MTYKGITLVETMVVVSIIAILVIAFGFSYEGWMGKYRIESQIKEVYSDLMEARTRAMTRNMLHFAVINTDNYAIYEDTNNSYGNSPDAEDQSIWSKPKTLIYNYQFKMISSGTLPRTLTFDTRGLISNATAAISFRIDNSLDPDFDCLIIDEARIRMGKTNTTGTACDEK